The Chryseobacterium aureum genome contains a region encoding:
- a CDS encoding SusC/RagA family TonB-linked outer membrane protein produces MKKTLATFAVFLLPLYFSAQEINITGNVKSENGSSVSGVNITDKNTGKTAITDENGNFTISANPKDILEFFAPDFSVYTVEVSSKKQYSIVLKKPNEKQIEGVVITALGIAKKKEKIGYATQEVGTKQFETITTPSIGNLFSGQVAGLNVSNPTGMQQAPQFTLRGNSNLVFVIDGVIVEKEVFQNLDPNNIENINVLKGATASALYGSRGRYGAVLITTKNAKKKGFSVEFSQNTMITAGFTNLPKTQTEYGNGSHGKYEFWDGADGGVNDGDMIWGPKFVPGLQIAQWNSPIRDKVTGQVVTWYGAVTGTQYDDKSRYERVPIDWKYHDNLSTFLKPAVINNNNFAISYRDNKDIYRFSGNFMNYDDRVPNSYLQKYGINFSSENHLGDKLIFDTKFNFNQAFTPNIPNYDYNPSGHMYTILIWMGGDVDGKALKNHMWIPGKEGRAQANWNYAWYNNPWFGAEYYKNQNRTNIINAQTGLEYKATQDLSVKGKISLVENHSKTEVLSPYSYFNYSAPRSGGYILKDNKTWNLNYDVLATYKKKISENFDFTINAGGSAFYYKNNNNERSTDGLKIPEVYTFENSIGALKNYTYLKEKLIYSAYSTIDIGLYNAFFINISGRNDWSSTLPKANRSYFYPSASISAVISNLVKMPESINMLKLSASWAKVAYDFQPYSIRNYYLNNQGITFNGNPTYYYPTTLNVENSLKPEQTKSYELGLSAGFLNNRITLDATYFRTLDYNNILQFPAAESSGFTSQYVNGNEYTTKGFEVSLGLVPVKTADFSWKTLINWSTYEQKLTSIYDNMPNYKNIKLGERMDSYYDYTWQKSPDGKVILDANTGMPTRANNPSNLGHFNPDWTFGFNNTFKYKKFTLNIGIDGSIGGVMRSQVVEKMWWGGKHPNSVAYRDLEYANPGTYYFVPDGVNYNPATGQYTPHTKAISFQDWAQNYPYQARVTQDESEEFANVFDRTFVKLRSVVLEYDFSSLLNPRGMVKGFTANISAYNLAMWKKSKNLYSDPDFQAKTENDIQDPSSRWFGIGFNLKF; encoded by the coding sequence AATTACCGCATTAGGGATTGCCAAGAAGAAAGAAAAAATTGGGTATGCTACTCAGGAAGTGGGAACAAAACAGTTTGAAACCATTACCACCCCCAGTATTGGAAACCTGTTTTCCGGACAGGTAGCCGGCCTGAATGTTTCTAACCCAACAGGAATGCAGCAGGCACCACAGTTTACTCTGAGAGGAAACTCCAACCTGGTTTTTGTGATTGATGGGGTGATCGTGGAAAAAGAAGTTTTCCAGAATTTAGATCCTAACAATATTGAAAATATCAACGTATTGAAAGGGGCCACAGCTTCGGCTCTTTACGGTTCAAGAGGCCGTTACGGAGCTGTCCTGATCACTACAAAAAATGCAAAGAAGAAAGGCTTTTCCGTAGAATTCTCGCAGAATACGATGATTACAGCAGGTTTTACCAATCTTCCAAAAACCCAGACTGAGTACGGAAACGGTTCGCACGGAAAGTATGAATTCTGGGACGGAGCTGATGGCGGAGTGAATGACGGAGATATGATCTGGGGTCCTAAATTTGTTCCCGGTTTACAGATTGCCCAATGGAACAGCCCCATCAGAGACAAAGTTACAGGACAGGTGGTTACGTGGTACGGCGCTGTAACTGGAACTCAATATGATGATAAATCAAGATACGAAAGAGTTCCGATCGACTGGAAATACCATGATAATTTAAGCACTTTCTTAAAGCCTGCCGTTATCAACAATAATAATTTTGCGATCAGTTACAGAGACAACAAAGATATATACCGATTCTCCGGAAACTTCATGAATTATGATGACAGAGTTCCGAATTCTTATCTTCAGAAATATGGAATCAACTTCTCTTCTGAAAATCATCTTGGAGATAAATTAATCTTTGATACAAAATTCAATTTCAACCAGGCCTTTACGCCCAATATTCCCAATTACGACTACAACCCAAGCGGACACATGTATACCATTCTGATCTGGATGGGAGGTGACGTAGACGGAAAAGCCCTGAAAAACCATATGTGGATCCCGGGAAAAGAAGGAAGAGCACAAGCCAACTGGAACTACGCCTGGTACAATAATCCCTGGTTCGGAGCTGAATATTATAAAAACCAGAACAGAACGAATATCATCAATGCCCAAACAGGTTTAGAGTATAAAGCTACACAGGATCTTTCGGTAAAGGGAAAAATTTCCTTGGTGGAAAATCACAGCAAAACAGAAGTACTGAGTCCTTATTCTTATTTTAACTACAGTGCACCGAGAAGCGGAGGCTATATTTTAAAAGACAACAAAACCTGGAATCTTAACTACGATGTCCTTGCAACGTATAAGAAAAAAATATCCGAAAATTTTGATTTTACCATCAATGCCGGAGGTTCAGCTTTCTACTATAAAAACAACAACAATGAAAGATCTACAGATGGATTGAAAATTCCTGAAGTGTATACTTTTGAAAACTCAATCGGAGCACTTAAAAACTATACGTACTTGAAAGAAAAGTTGATTTACAGTGCTTATTCGACGATTGATATCGGATTATACAATGCTTTCTTCATTAATATTTCCGGACGTAATGACTGGTCTTCTACACTGCCTAAGGCCAACAGATCTTACTTCTACCCTTCCGCTTCCATCAGTGCTGTGATATCAAATCTGGTAAAAATGCCGGAGTCTATCAATATGCTGAAACTGTCTGCTTCATGGGCAAAGGTAGCGTATGACTTCCAGCCATATTCCATCAGAAATTATTATCTGAATAATCAGGGAATCACATTCAACGGAAATCCTACGTACTATTATCCAACCACTCTGAATGTAGAAAATTCTTTGAAACCAGAGCAGACAAAATCGTATGAATTAGGGTTAAGCGCAGGTTTCCTGAATAACAGAATTACTTTAGATGCCACTTATTTCAGAACATTGGATTATAATAATATTCTCCAGTTCCCGGCAGCTGAATCCTCCGGTTTCACTTCACAATATGTAAACGGAAATGAATACACCACAAAAGGTTTTGAAGTTTCCCTTGGTTTAGTTCCGGTAAAAACCGCTGATTTCAGCTGGAAAACCCTGATTAACTGGAGCACTTACGAACAAAAGCTGACTTCCATTTACGACAATATGCCGAACTACAAAAACATTAAGTTAGGCGAAAGGATGGACAGCTACTATGATTATACATGGCAGAAATCTCCGGACGGAAAAGTTATTCTGGATGCCAATACAGGAATGCCGACCAGAGCCAATAATCCAAGTAATTTAGGACATTTCAATCCAGACTGGACTTTCGGTTTTAACAACACATTCAAATATAAGAAGTTCACTTTAAATATCGGAATTGACGGAAGCATAGGCGGTGTGATGAGATCGCAGGTTGTGGAAAAAATGTGGTGGGGAGGAAAGCATCCTAATTCTGTAGCGTACAGGGATCTTGAATATGCCAATCCGGGAACCTATTATTTTGTACCGGATGGAGTGAACTACAATCCGGCAACAGGTCAGTATACTCCACACACCAAAGCCATCAGCTTCCAGGACTGGGCACAGAATTATCCATACCAGGCAAGAGTAACACAGGATGAAAGTGAAGAGTTTGCCAATGTTTTCGACAGAACTTTCGTCAAGCTGAGATCTGTAGTACTGGAATACGATTTCTCTTCATTATTAAATCCAAGAGGAATGGTAAAAGGGTTTACCGCCAATATTTCAGCTTACAATCTGGCCATGTGGAAAAAATCAAAGAACCTTTATTCTGACCCGGATTTCCAGGCAAAAACGGAGAATGATATCCAGGATCCGTCCAGCAGATGGTTCGGAATCGGTTTTAATCTTAAGTTTTAA